One Malania oleifera isolate guangnan ecotype guangnan chromosome 9, ASM2987363v1, whole genome shotgun sequence DNA segment encodes these proteins:
- the LOC131164719 gene encoding uncharacterized protein LOC131164719, giving the protein MRILDHFSPLIIFFSVLDLYLRSLQIFLEFLVMDSAWLMEFMCRKSDRFGFGFGAFECLRQACNVLCLLFVFGFGLKMLRHGSHCEGLIRLLCGLNRKSDDARKGIRCDPNLLLLHFKRNFLRPLKDSNLVSMDKLGESKEAGSISSELKADSVLEEDADVDEYEGYDVMALRKMIETERRRANAACLELEEERMASASAAEEAMTMILRLQHEKSSVQLEAQQFRRMAEQKQHHDQEVIQFLSEIVMGYESKIKLLEDQLKLCLQKLQHYVKSDEGDVSEEVDLDFINSTVEFDLDSDMLISSLEHGLGAVVSS; this is encoded by the coding sequence ATGCGGATTCTGGATCATTTCTCTCCGTTAATTATCTTTTTCTCTGTTCTCGATTTGTACCTGAGATCTTTACAGATTTTTCTAGAGTTTCTTGTCATGGACAGCGCTTGGTTGATGGAGTTCATGTGTCGGAAGAGTGATCGGTTCGGGTTTGGATTCGGGGCGTTTGAATGTTTGAGACAAGCTTGCAATGTTTTGTGTTTATTGTTCGTGTTTGGGTTTGGGCTGAAGATGCTGCGACATGGGTCTCACTGCGAGGGTTTGATTCGATTGTTGTGCGGGCTTAATCGGAAATCAGATGATGCGAGGAAGGGGATTCGTTGTGATCCTAATTTGTTGTTGTTGCATTTCAAGCGTAATTTTTTGAGACCTTTGAAGGATTCGAATTTAGTAAGCATGGATAAATTAGGGGAGAGCAAGGAAGCTGGGAGCATTAGCAGTGAATTAAAAGCAGATAGTGTCTTAGAAGAAGATGCTGATGTTGATGAATATGAAGGATATGATGTCATGGCATTGCGCAAGATGATCGAGACTGAAAGGCGACGAGCAAACGCCGCCTGTttggagcttgaggaggaaaggATGGCGTCTGCATCTGCTGCTGAGGAGGCAATGACCATGATTTTGCGCCTTCAACACGAGAAGAGTTCTGTACAACTGGAAGCGCAACAATTTCGCCGCATGGCCGAGCAGAAACAGCATCACGATCAAGAAGTCATTCAGTTTTTGAGTGAGATTGTTATGGGATACGAGTCTAAAATCAAATTATTAGAAGATCAATTAAAGTTGTGTTTGCAAAAGCTGCAACACTATGTGAAGTCTGATGAAGGGGATGTATCCGAAGAAGTTGATCTGGATTTCATCAATTCCACTGTGGAATTTGATCTTGATAGTGATATGCTGATTAGTTCTCTTGAACATGGACTTGGTGCCGTTGTAAGTTCTTAG